Proteins encoded in a region of the Melospiza georgiana isolate bMelGeo1 chromosome 2, bMelGeo1.pri, whole genome shotgun sequence genome:
- the LOC131096897 gene encoding uncharacterized protein LOC131096897, whose amino-acid sequence MVPCCFFVAMLAPLVLALEQSPDMVIKEGQSVNLECSQKKSSNRVMYWYLLPSEKNSSLTQLVYAYEGATAVVEKGFESHFKSSKIKGDSITLSIEHAFLNDSGTYYCAESEHSGWALQQSPDTVVRLGDTITLECSGLGNAVKTMYWYKLPKEKDAGMQLVVFSVEGGKADIEKEFQNRFQSSGTRNNHLAVQIQHALLNDTGTYFCAEQDPQ is encoded by the exons ATGGTTCCCTGCTGTTTCTTTGTGGCCATGCTGGCCCCTCTGG ttttAGCCCTGGAACAGTCTCCAGACATGGTGATCAAAGAAGGCCAGTCCGTGAATCTGGAATGCTCCCAGAAGAAATCTTCCAACAGAGTTATGTACTGGTACCTGCTGCCTTCAGAGAAGAATTCCAGTCTGACCCAGTTGGTTTATGCATATGAAGGTGCCACTGCAGTGGTGGAGAAGGGTTTTGAGAGCCATTTCAAGAGCAGCAAGATAAAAGGAGACAGTATCACCCTCTCAATAGAACATGCCTTTCTCAATGACTCTGGCACATACTACTGTGCTGAGAGTGAACACAGTG GCTGGGCCCTTCAACAATCACCAGATACAGTTGTCCGGCTGGGAGACACCATCACTCTGGAATGTTCTGGATTGGGGAATGCAGTCAAGACCATGTACTGGTACAAGTTACCCAAGGAGAAGGATGCCGGAATGCAGCTGGTTGTATTTTCAGTGGAAGGTGGCAAAGCAGATATTGAGAAGGAATTCCAAAATCGCTTCCAGAGTAGCGGGACTAGGAACAACCATTTAGCTGTGCAGATCCAGCATGCCCTACTCAATGACACAGGCACATATTTCTGTGCTGAACAAGATCCACAGTGA